GCCATCGAGTTTTCCGGAACCGAAACGCGATCGATCGTTTTCGGGAGCACCAGGCGATAATGCGGAGCCGTTTCCGACTGGGCCAGCGGCGGATGCAGCGGGCGAACGACGTCGGTCACTTCCAGAAACTGGTATTCGTCGGAAGCACTGGCCAGCACCACCATGTAATACTCTTGGGGATGCATACGCGTGGTGGCCAGGCGATCGACCAGCACGGGGCGTCCTCCACCCACCGGGCGAAGGTCTGCCGCGAACAGCCGCGTTTGCGAGATGTTGCGATCGAACAGCGGTGGATAGAACAGCAGATCGGACCAGCGCTCTTGTCCCTTGGGCAGGGCCAACGGACGCGTCGCGGTGAAGTAGTAATCGGTGTCGGTGATCGGAACGGGACGATTGTTCGAGTCGACCGTCGAGGCGTACAGTTCTCCGCGGAAGTCGAAGTTGTTGGCCTTCATCAGCGTGCTGACGTTGACCCAGTGCCCCGGTTTAACGCGATTGAGCTGCGTGCGACGATCGTCCGACGGCAAGACGTTGAGCTTGGGGGGCTCGAAGTCGTCTTTGGTTTCTTCTTTCTTCAGCCGCGCTTCGCGTTCTTCGAGCGTCTCGGCCGGCTGCAGGCAGCCGGAACAACCGGTGGTGCCCAGCATGCAGAACAAAAGCAGTGCGGCCATCCAATTGCGGCGCACAGGTGATGCCCACAACGGAGTGAAATCGTTTCGCGCCGAGTCGATTGGTAATGCCATGAGGAGAGAAGTCTTTAGCCGCCGAACCAGGAATCCATTACGCCGAGCTAAATTCTGCTCGCGTCAGGCGTTATTTCTTTCCCGTAGCGTAGGAAAGTTACGTCACCGAAGCAAGCAGAAGGATAAGTTCGCGCGTAGGGATTGCCGACCCAATGCGGGGAAAACGAGTTAATGGTATGTGAATTTGCGGATAGAAAGGTGTACGAGGACCTCAGCCCACAAAGTGCGACCGTGCGAAAGCAAGCCGTTCAGATCGAAATCGAAGCCCCTGCACCGCTGGCGTTTGATGTCATTCACGACTACCAGCGACGGCTAGAATGGGATTCGCTGTTGAGCGTGGCCAAAGTTCTACCACCGGACGAGTTGCCTGGGGTGGGTGTTTGTACACGCTGCGTCGGCAAATGGACCTCGTGCTGGATGGTGATGGATACCCGCTACGTGACCTTCGAACGCGGACGTGTCGCGTCGGTAACGCT
The genomic region above belongs to Blastopirellula marina and contains:
- a CDS encoding SRPBCC family protein — protein: MVCEFADRKVYEDLSPQSATVRKQAVQIEIEAPAPLAFDVIHDYQRRLEWDSLLSVAKVLPPDELPGVGVCTRCVGKWTSCWMVMDTRYVTFERGRVASVTLVNRSWLFASFHATIRHETLAPSRSRVIYIYSFACRPQTLAWAWEPIVDFLLNRETQRRLHSLRDYVQRV